The proteins below come from a single Candidatus Woesearchaeota archaeon genomic window:
- a CDS encoding MBL fold metallo-hydrolase, with product MLILRLFFLERTFLPRKEVTTMKPMTISLEGTRGSIPCPTQGSYVTSKYGGNTTCVYIEGPKGNHHIVDMGSGMRILGNKLFAKGFAPDASGRAKGRANIYQSHLHHDHTQGLGFFGPIFIPGNQFTFYSGEFELPLEDALRQIYSKPWFPITLDEMAAEKRFKELREGRSYEIDDLEVSIMSSKHPDKCYAYRFTREGSKRDHSFVFLVDNEHDPKSTKRKLTSLDKEVVRFMRDADLVLFDSAYTPQEYAGEVGPSREGWGHSTYQMNVIRAAEANVGHLLLTHHDPSHDDKTMDNIGALAEEYAVNIGATEMTVEVAQEGNAYEV from the coding sequence ATGCTCATCTTACGTCTTTTCTTCCTCGAAAGGACTTTTCTTCCTCGAAAGGAGGTAACTACTATGAAACCAATGACTATAAGCTTAGAAGGAACTCGCGGAAGCATTCCTTGTCCGACACAAGGGTCTTATGTAACGTCAAAGTATGGCGGAAACACCACCTGTGTCTACATAGAAGGACCGAAAGGAAATCATCACATCGTAGATATGGGTTCAGGCATGCGGATTCTTGGCAACAAATTATTCGCTAAAGGATTTGCCCCTGACGCATCAGGTCGTGCAAAGGGACGTGCCAATATTTACCAAAGTCACTTACATCATGACCACACACAAGGTTTAGGTTTTTTTGGACCTATTTTTATTCCGGGAAACCAATTCACGTTTTACAGCGGTGAGTTTGAGCTACCTCTTGAAGATGCTTTGCGACAAATATACTCCAAGCCGTGGTTTCCGATCACCCTTGATGAGATGGCTGCTGAAAAGAGATTCAAAGAGCTCCGTGAAGGACGAAGCTACGAAATTGATGATTTGGAGGTGTCAATCATGTCTTCAAAACATCCTGACAAGTGCTATGCGTATAGATTTACAAGAGAAGGTTCTAAAAGGGATCATAGTTTTGTCTTTTTAGTTGATAATGAGCACGATCCAAAATCAACTAAGCGTAAGCTTACAAGTCTTGACAAAGAAGTGGTACGGTTCATGCGTGACGCTGATCTGGTGCTTTTTGACTCCGCTTACACTCCACAAGAATATGCTGGAGAAGTGGGGCCTAGTCGAGAAGGATGGGGGCACTCAACCTATCAGATGAATGTCATACGTGCAGCTGAAGCAAATGTGGGACATCTTCTCTTAACACACCACGACCCTAGTCACGACGATAAAACAATGGACAACATTGGTGCTCTTGCAGAAGAGTATGCGGTGAACATCGGTGCAACGGAAATGACTGTTGAAGTTGCACAAGAAGGGAACGCGTATGAAGTGTAA
- a CDS encoding slipin family protein, giving the protein MSLTYYATLLTIAFLASGLKIVKEYERGVRFTLGKYTGTMQPGLRLVIPIIQSWERVDIRTKVVDVPDQDCITKDNVSVNVNAVLYYKIKEKSAERAVLQVENFDWAVSQLAQTTMRDIVGEVTLDELLSSREKISKKILQVVDKATDAWAIDVESVDLKHIELPQDLKRVIGKEAEAEREKRAVIIKAEGEVIAATNMAKAAKVMSAADGALHLRTLQTLNDLSSDQSNTVIFAMPIEVLRAFEGMTKKNKK; this is encoded by the coding sequence ATGTCACTAACATATTATGCAACACTTCTCACCATTGCTTTTCTTGCATCAGGACTAAAAATCGTTAAAGAATATGAACGCGGAGTTCGCTTTACTCTGGGAAAATACACAGGTACCATGCAACCAGGCCTGCGCCTTGTCATTCCCATTATTCAAAGTTGGGAGCGCGTAGATATTAGAACAAAAGTGGTGGATGTTCCCGATCAGGATTGTATTACTAAAGATAACGTTTCCGTCAATGTTAATGCCGTACTCTACTATAAAATCAAAGAAAAGAGTGCTGAGAGAGCGGTCCTTCAAGTAGAAAACTTTGACTGGGCTGTAAGCCAACTCGCACAAACCACTATGCGAGATATTGTAGGTGAAGTCACTCTTGATGAACTCCTCTCAAGCAGAGAAAAAATTTCAAAAAAAATTTTGCAAGTTGTAGACAAAGCAACAGATGCTTGGGCAATTGACGTTGAATCAGTAGATCTTAAACATATAGAACTCCCTCAAGATCTTAAAAGAGTTATTGGAAAAGAAGCAGAAGCTGAACGTGAAAAACGAGCAGTTATAATCAAAGCTGAAGGCGAGGTTATTGCTGCAACAAACATGGCAAAGGCTGCAAAAGTGATGTCAGCAGCAGATGGCGCTCTACACCTAAGAACACTTCAAACACTCAACGACCTCTCATCAGATCAATCTAACACCGTTATTTTTGCAATGCCTATTGAAGTGCTCAGAGCATTTGAAGGCATGACAAAGAAAAACAAGAAATGA